Below is a genomic region from Armatimonadota bacterium.
CTGCGCGGTAATCGTAAAAACCGTTGACGCCCAAACTCGGGCAAAAACTGCCCTCAACGAACTTCTGCGCGACTAATGGACGTCGTTCAGCTTGCCTGCGATCTGATTCGGTGCCCTTCGGTCACGCCGAATCAGGCCGGGTGTTTGGATATCATCGCTTCGCTTCTTCAATCCGCAGGCTTCTCCTGCGAGTTCATCAATGAGGGTGGTACCGAGAACCTGTTCGCAGTGAATCGAGGTGGCGAAGGACCATCCGTTTTGTTCAACGGACACTGCGATGTTGTGCCTCCGGGGCCTCTGGATGCATGGGTCAGTCCGCCGTTTGAGCCAACGATCCGGGATGGTTTTCTCTACGGTCGCGGCGCGGCGGATATGAAGGGTTCGCTTGCGGCCATGGTGTGCGCCGCGATTGCTTTTGTTCATGAAAATTCTACTTTTCCTGGACAAATCGCGCTCCTGATCACCTCTGATGAAGAGGGGGTAGCGACGTTCGGAACCGGCTTTGCTCTCCGGAAACTCCTCGATCGAGGGGAACGGTTCGATTATGCCCTCGTCGGCGAGCCGACCAGCGAGGAGGTTTTTGGGGACACAATCAAGATCGGTCGCCGAGGCTCTCTGAGTGGGCGAGTGAAGGTCTTCGGAAAGCAAGGGCATGTGGCCTATCCGCACCTGGCGTCTAACCCAATCCATAATACGCTTCCCTTCCTACACGACCTGACGAACCATCGCTGGGATTCGGATACGCCCGAGTTTGACCCGAGTAGCCTGCAAATCGCCAATATCTCCGCTGGCACTGGAGCCAACAACGTCATCCCAGGCGTGCTCGAGTTCGACTTCAACATTCGCTACCAGCCCGCCCAGTCATCGGAATCAATCATCGCCGTCTTCGACTCGCTTGCCAAAAAGCACTCCCTCAACCACGAAGTCCGCTGGACCGACGGTGCCCGGCCGTTCATCACCCAAAACGAGTTGCTGATCCGATCACTTTCCGAAGCTGTTAAACGAGTAACGGGGATAAAGCCGAAACTTGGCACCGGCGGCGGTACCTCTGACGCCCGTTTCCTCGCCGCAGCCGGGATCCCGGTGTGTGAGTTTGGCCCGATCAATAAATCGATTCACGCTGTGAACGAGTGTATTGAAGTGACTCACCTAAGGTTAGCGGAGAACGTACTACTTCTTATCCTGAGAAGACTGTTACCGGCCTAGAAACCTTTCTTGCCGACGCCCGTCGGAAAAACATGAATCCTCGAATTCCACTATTCTGCGCAGCTCTGACTTACAGTGGTTCCACCAATGCATGCATGACTTTCGAGCCTGGAGCGAATCGGTTAGCAAGTCAGTTTCGGGGTCAACGAGACTTAATTGTCTGGGATGAGGCAAGACACAAGGAGCACTTCATCAGATATGCGAAGTTTAAGGGAGATGGAGGAGTGGTCGACTTTGTGGCTCCGACGCCCTCGATCCCAACCATTGCTGAAGTTGACGAGAACACCTTTAACCTTCTCGCGAACATCACAAGGAGTTGGGTCAATTCGATAGGAGGCTCCGCTGGAGGTATGGCTGGTGGTGGAGGTGGAGGCGGGGGTGTCATTGTGGAACGGGAGAGTGTAATCGGAGGGTATCGAGCAACCACTCTGAGAGCTTCCAGCACCAGTGATCTCCAACAGTGGCTACAGCAGAACTCGTATCAGATCTCGCCAGACCGCAGAGAGTGGCTCGAATTCTACGTCCGAAAGGGGTGGTTTCTCACAGCTTTTCGATTAGAATCCAAGTCGGCAGAGTTCGCTGCGAGTGCAATTCGGATGACCTTTGCGACTACGCAGCCATTTTGCCCTTACTATGTACCGAAGAGTAACTGGGGGAGTGGTGCTGCTCTCGAGGTTTTCTTCGTAGGATCACAGCAGTACACCGGAAGGATCGGTGAATTTTCAAGACGACCTTGGGCTGGTAAAGCAGTGTTCAATGAAGCACTCAGACCAGAGGAAAGTAGGAAGATTGCCAAGGCAATCAAGATAAGCGGGAACGAGATGCCTCAAGATGCGATCATCTCCAGATTCGTGGATAACTCGTTCGCACGAGGTGCTACGGATGATCTGTTCTTTTCTGAGGTCAGACGTTGACGATTTCGCCCCAAATCCCCCGAGTGGTAAGATTCTTGTTAACATTCAGGTTAACGGATGAACGAGCAGGGAATTATTTTGGCAACCGACTATGCGGTCATTGAAGACCGTCCGTCTCACCTAACCGGCGCCTATCAGGATTACACTACTGCCGACATTAACTGGGTTGTTCATCAGTTCGCCGTTGAAGGCGACCTCCAGATCGCTCCTTTCCCCGGTCGCGGCAACATCAATCTCCACACGTACGAGGTGGTTGCAGGAGATCGGGAGTACCTGCTTCAGAAGGTGAACTCTGATGTCTTCGCTATGCCTTATCGCGTGATGAACGGCATGGTCAGCTCGATCACGGCGCAGCGAAGTAGCCTCGAAAGCAAACCAATTGATGGTTGGGAAGCGATCGAACTCGTGCCCACTCGTAATGGGAAGGCATTTCTTGACCTCACTGATGAGCATGGCTGGTCCGTCTGGAGGCTCATGGTTCGGATCCCCGAATCCCGTTCGTACAAGAGCCTTTCGGAGGTTGAGAGCCGGGGTGAACAACTCCGACTGGCCAGCGAAATGGGAAGGGGACTGGCGATCTACTCCGATCTTACTTCCAGCATCAATCCCGTCGGAGTCGAGGGTTCCCTTCCCGGTTACCGAGACACCGGTCTCTACTACCGTCAATTCCACTCGGTCATGAACGGAAATCGGACGATGGGCGACGCGGCAGCCTTGCTACCGGACGATCCGATTCTGCGAACCTCAACGGGCCCGCACTTCCTCGTCGGTTGCTCAGTCGAAGAAGCGTCCAAGCGGAAGAACGATCCCGAGCTGGCCCCATTCATTACTCTCGTAAGAGAGCAAGAACCGTTTGCGATGGGACTCTGGACGGCAATCGCCCAGGGTCGCATCCGTCAAACCCTGATCCACGGCGACACTAAGATCGAGAACTTCCTGTTCGATACGATGACAAGCAACGTCAAAGCTCTGGTCGATCTCGACACCATCATGTCGTTCACTTGGCTCGCAGACTGGGGCGACATGCTCCGCTCGCTTGTTAATGTTGCCGGAGAAAAGGAGACTGACCTCAGCAAAATCCAAGTGGATAAAGATGTCTATCGAGCGGTTGCGGAAGGATTCCTGAAGACCGCTACAGAAGTCACGAGTCAAGAAATCGGGATGATGGTCTCTGCGGTCCAAGTCATCGCTCTCGAGCTTGGGCTCCGATTCCTTACTGACTACCTGAAGGGAGACACCTACTTCCAACTGGGTGAAGGCGACCCTTCCAACCTTAACAAGACCAGAGCAATGGTACAGCTCACGCTCTACCGACGCCTAGCCGAATTCGGCCCCGAAGCTGAATCAATTATCCGGTCGCTAGCCAAATAACAAAAGCCCTTTGCAGTTCTGCAAAGGGCTTTTCTTTGACTAGTCCAACGACTAAGGAGTCGTTGGATTTTTTGTATACCGAACCTTCACCTGGCTGACTCGAAGATTGGAGAGGTTCTGCGACAGGCGGGCCGGGGTGACTGCTCTGAACATGAGCTTAACTTGCCCGGCTCCATCAACGTAACCATTCAAGTTGGTACGGATTGAGAAGCTGATCGTGTTATTGACGCCACCGTAGGTTCCGCGCGATCCTTGAAGGTCCCAAGCCGACGTCAAACTGTTCCATGCATAAACAAATACTGTCGTAGCGGCAAGCGACTCAGAGTTGAATGCAGCCGACACGCTGACTGAGCGAAGCTCAGAAGCCGCCGCCGGAATCGTTCCGGTAACGGAAGCCGAAGCAACTGGTCCAACGCCAGCTTGGAGTCGCCCCTTAACGTTGTAGGAACTGATCAAGCTCGAATCCTTGACTTCCGACAGACCTCCGCCAGTGTAGTCACCGTATACCGGTGCGACTGCGGTGACATCGGCATCTTTTGCAAGAGTTGCGAGAGCGAGGTTGACACCTCTGTGGACGTTGACCCGACCGTAGCCAAAGATGGTCGACGGTCCAATGTTGTCACAGGTCGAAAACAGGATGTCGCTAACTTCGTTTGGAGTTAAATCTGGGTTAACCGACCAGATCGTCGCAAGGGCGCCATTCGCAACTGGGGTCGCCATCGAGGTTCCGCTAAAGAACTGATAGCTTCCATCCATCGTGGTGCTCAAGATGTTGCTACCCGGTGCGAACAACGTGCAACCACGTCCGTATGCCGAAAAGTCGGACTTGGTGTCCGATTCGTTGGTGGATCCAACAACAATCGTATCGGGGTGACGGAATCCGGTCAAGTCCCGGTTGTCGTTACCCGCCGCGAAGAGCATGAGACCGCCGATGGACTTGATGTAAGTCCCGGTCGTTCCGATCGTTGGTGCGTCCACGCCTGAATATGAGACACTGACGGTTTTCGCGCCATGCTCGATGGCCCATCTCGCGCCGTCCATCATGTCAGAAGTGAAGGCACCTCCTCCTGCAGAGTTTGATACTCGGCAGTGCATGATCTTGAAATTCCAGCCTACTCCAGAAACGCCGATACCGTTGTTTCCTTGGGCAGCGCCGCAGCCCGAGACGTGGGTGCCGTGGCCATTGATGTCTTCAACTTGACCGCCTGCCGTCTCGGCAATCTTGTCAACCGCGTTGTATCCGGGAATCCGAAGGTTTTTCAAATCTTCGTGCGCTCGCATGATCCCGGTGTCGCAGAACGCAATCGTTCTCGTTGAGCTACCGGTCCAGAGGTCCCAGGCGCGAGGTGAGCCGATCACAGGATGATGCCACTGTTGTGCGTATCGCGGGTCGTTTGGCACTCGAGTAGGGAAAACTCGCCAGTTCGGCTGCACATATTCGTAGTCGCCACTTCCCATTAAGGAGTTTGAATACATGTTCTCAGAAAGTCCAATCGGTACTTTGAGAATGTATTCATCCGTCTGCGGAACATAGCGGAGAATCATCGACGCTACACGGCTTCGGGATCGCTGCCGACGAAGACGAATTTCGTCAAAGCGGACACCAGAATCCATCATTGAAGCGACTTGCTTGGGTCGAACGATGAGTTGGCCCGTGAACTCACGAACGCCAGCTACCTGGGTGAACTGACCGAAGCTAACCGAAGCCAGCCCGAAGACGACAAGCGAGACTGGAAATGATCTCTTAAACATACAATAACCTCTCCCGAAGAAGACTAACCCGGATTATATCGCAGGTCAGCCTCCAATCGGGTGGATTCAGTCCTTGAATGGGTCTTTTACATCAGCGCCTGCCATTGCCACACCCAAAGGCTTGAGCGTATGACGGATCCGAATCGTGTTCGAGTGGTGCTCCAGAACCCGGTGCAGTCGCTTGTAGACATGCGGAGCTTCGTCCACATCGCCTCCACGCACAACAACTCCACGGTCCTTGACCCACTTCGACATCATCTCTTTGGTGACGCGCCCGGATTCGCCCCGCTTACCCTTTGCGGCAGTGCGAGACATTACGCGGCCTGCGCCGTGAACAGTTGAGTACAAGGCTTCCTTCGATTCTGGAGAATCGACTCCTTCTAGGATGACTGAGTCATCGCCCATCGAGCCGCCCACGAATCCGAGCTGGCCGGGAAACGCCGGAGTTGCTCCCTTCCGGACAACCCAATACTCCTCGCCATCGTGAGTTTCTTGCCACGCGAAGTTGTGGTGGTTGTGAACCTCTTCGACAATCGTTCCGCCGAGAATCTTGGCGACCCGGGCGCAAACCCAATCACGACCCGCATAGGCATACCGCCCCGCAAGCTCCATTGCTTCGACGTACTCGCGACCTGAATCCTTCTCGGTTGAGAGCCAGCTGATGCCATTACTCACTTGTCCCTCGCCAGCAGCAAGGTCCATGTAGTACTGGGCAATGCCGTGGCCGAGGCCACGCGAGCCAAAGTGCACTCCGATCCAGATACGATCAAGTTCATCGACGAAAACATCGACGTAGTGATTTCCGCCGCCGATGGTGCCAAGCTGGTTCTGAGCCTTTTGCCTTCGGCTTTTCAGGGGTGGAAGCCGCCAAGCGTCGTGTTCGAAGAGTTCATGCTCCACAACTTCGTTGTTGTTCAGTCCCATTCCAAACGAGAGCTTTTTGAAGATCTCGTCCATTAAAGGGTTGATTTTGGCTTTGACTTTCCGCTCTTCGCAGTCAAGGCGAACAGCTTTGTTTCCGCAGGCAATATCGTAGCCGACGCCACTTGGAGAAATCCGATGACGGTAGGCGACAACTCCACCAATGGGAACGCCGTAGCCGACATGGTGGTCGGCCATGAGAGCGAGTCTTTCCGCGCCTGTCTCGCGGGCATTGTCGAGCTGTGTTAATGCTTCAGGGAAGACAGGATCTCCCCAGCATGGGATGTTTTCCAAATACTGCATGGGGGCACAAGGATAAGTAGACGCCCCCTGGCCCGCGAATGTTCACTCCCCTGTCAATCCGACTTGCAAAAAATCCACCAGGGCGACTTTCTCTTGCTTCGTCAACTTCAGTTTTGGCAAAGCGCCCTCGTCTCCACCCCGGTCGTAGAATTCGACAACGTCTTCAAGCGACTCGAGCGTTCCGTTGTGCATGTACGGCGCCGTTCGCCCGATCCCTCGAAGGGATGGAATTCGCCAGAATCCTTTGTCCTTGGGGTTCTTGGTGAGGTCACCTCGACCATGATCCTCGCCGATAACGTACGACTGGGCGAGTCCAGTTTTGGCAAACGGATCCGCACCAGGAATTGTTGCCCTGGTGAAGTGTGGTCCCGAGTGGCAAGTCGTGCACTGCCCCTTGCCTTTGAAGATGGCGAGTCCCTGCTGAGCAACCAAAGAAAGCGCCTTTTTGTCCCCCTTGACGAACCGATCGAATGGCGTTTCGTTTTCAGTTAGGGTCCTCACGTAGGTCGCAAGTGCCATGGCGACTCGTTCCTTCGTGATCTCTTTCGTTCCAAACGCCTGCTCAAACAGTGGTTCGTAATTTGCCTTTCGGAGCCTCTCGGGGACTTCCTTCAAGGAGAGATTCATCTCCATCGGGTGTTCAATCGGCATCAAAACTTGTTCTTCGAGAGTCTTCACCCGACCATCCCAGAACAATTGCGGCTGATATCCAGATCCTATTAAGCTAGGGCTGTGGCGAGTGAGAGCTTCTTTTGTGTCTCCGATATTGACGGTTCGTCCATCGCTGAAGCCGGCGGGTTCATTGTGACACCAGGAGCAAGGAGTCTGCCGGGTTTTGCTCAGCGCGCGCTCTTCAAAGAGGCGTCGCCCAAGTTCGGCTTTTGCTGCGGTGTAAGGATTTGTCTTGGGAAACGGCACCGGCCCTGGTGTTCCCAGCGCATACGGATCAGCCGAGATTCCGGCGATTCCGATTGATGCGCAAGCAATTACCAAGAGTCCGCGAAGCATAGATTTATGATACACGCTAAATCCACCCCGGAGGGTTGACTCCGGCCTCCCTTGCCCCCTGAGGGGGAAAGGGGTTGGGGGTTAGGGGGTTCCAGCTGCCGGAGTCAGTCGGCGGAAGCGCTCAGCTCCAAAGCACGAGCTTGACAGAACTTCTCCAGCTCCCGAATCCAGTCCGACTCAACCGGGCCGTACACTTCAAAAAACTCCACATTTGGAATCCGAAAGGTCACGATCCGCTTGGTTAACAGGTACGCATCCCGCCGCGCATCTGCTACAGGGTCATGCTGCTCGCCGTCAAACTCGACGCAAAGCAACAACTCATGACAATAGAAGTCGAGCGTGTAAGGAGGCAAGGGATGCTGCCGACGAAATCTGTAGCCCAGGAAGGACTTCTTCAGAACTCTCCATGCCACTTCTTCTGCAACTGAAGGACTGTTGCGGAGTTCACGGGCACGTTCGATAGGCGGTCTTGCCTTTCGTTTTGGACGCAAGTTTTAAACCCCCTAACCCCCAGCCCCTTTCCCCCTCAGGGGGCAAGGGGAGCTAGCTCGCGAGCCTCTTTGGAGGTCACAGGACTCTTTCCGTGCTCGATCCAGTATTCAAACTCTTCAGGGAATTGTCGGATGAATGCTTTCATAGGCCAAGCCGCCGCATCTCCCAACGCGCAGAACGAGCGACCTTCGACGTTATTCGCCACTTCGGTCAAAAGATCCATATCGCCCTTCTGTCCTCCACCAGCGACGATGCGATCCATGATCTGCACCATCCAACGGGTGCCTTCGCGGCAAGGCGTACATTTGCCGCACGATTCGTTGGCGTAGAAGTGCGCAGTTCGCCAGGCAAGCATAACAATGTCCGTGTGCTCGTTAAAGAACATGCATCCACCCGAGCCGACCATGGACTTGACTTCGCCCATTTCTTCGTAGCCGATGATTGCAACATCGACGGCGTCCGGCTTGATGACCGGCATCGAGGAACCACCTGGAATACACGCCTTCAGCTTGCCTCCGCGCACTCCACCCGCCATCTCTAAAAGTTCTTTGAGCGGAGTTCCAAACTCGATCTCGTAGTTCCCAGGCTTGTTGACATGCCCGCTCACCGAGAAGATCTTGGTTCCCCGCGAGTTCTTGGTTGAAGCACCCAGAGTCGCGTACCACTCGCCACCGCGACCCACGATGTGAGGAACACAGGAATAACTCTCAACATTGTTAATCAACGTCGGTCGCTCCCAAACTCCGCTGACGGTTGGAAGCGGTGCGTGTGGGAACTTGAGTCGGGGCATACCCCTCTCGCCCATGAGCGACGACATCAACGCAGACTCTTCGCCGCACTCGTAAGATCCCGCGCCAAGGTGGATGTGCAGGTCGTAGCAAAAATCAGTTCCAAGGATGTTCTTACCGAGCAAATTGTTCGCATAGGCCTCGTCGATTGCCTTGCGTAGCGCCTTGGCGGCATCAATGAACTCGCCGCGAATGTAGATGTAGCCGACATCGCCCTGCACCGCGTAGCCCGCAATCGTCATGCCCTCAATGAGCTGAAAAGGAGCAGTCTCCATCAGCATCTTGTCCTTAAACGTGCCGGGCTCACCCTCATCGGCATTGCAGACAACGTAGTGTGGCTTTGTCTTTTCTTTCGGAAGACCATTCCACTTGATCCAGCTTGGGAATCCTGCTCCACCGCGACCACGAAGCCCCGAAGTCTTGACCTCGTCGATGACAGCCTGTCGCTCCATCTTTAGCGCCTTCTCCAGCCCCGAATAGCCCCCAACTTTTTTGTATCCCGCAAGCGTTTGGGACGCAGGATCGTCGGAGTGCTTCAACAGGAGCTTGTACTCTGCCATATCTATCAATTTACCTCGCTTGTTTAACGTCCGTTAGCGCAAATGGCAGCACAATCCCGCGGTGTTGGGAACTCCAAACGCACCTTGACCAGTACTGAAACCAATCGCACACCGCAAGGCGCGATTATTTGTTGCATTAGAAACTTGAGATCGTGATTTTGGAAAGAAATCATGAGACAACAAAACCGAGCATTCACGCTCATCGAACTTCTCGTTGTGATCGCGATCATCGCGATCCTCGCCGCGATCCTCTTCCCTGTGTTTGCGCAAGCAAAAGCCGCCGCGAAGAAGACCCAGGCCCTATCAAATGTAAAGCAAATGGGCACGGCGTTTGCGATTTACTCGTCTGACGCAGATGATCTTTATCCGATCTGTGGATATGACCCAGTTGCGGGCTGGTTACAAGGTTACAACATGGATGCGCCAAGTAACTGGCGAACGAACAGCGCGACCTATATCGAAGCAGTCAGTACAGCTTGGGCAAACTCGACCGAGCCTTACAAAAAGAACTGGCAAATGCTGGAGACACCTGGCGGTGTCGACTACCGCCCCAGTTCGATCAACTATGCAGCAGGAATCCGCCCGTTTGCCAAGGTCGGCTTCACCTACAATGGCTTGCTCACGGGGTTCAGCGGTACGGCGGTCAACTCCCCTAGCCAGCTGATTCTTCTCAGCCAACTTCGAGGAAATCTGAACCAGAACGGTATCGCCTTTGAGAGTCCTTGGCTGAACTGCCCCCAGCGTGCGGCGAACTGCACCTATGTCCCCAGCTCTGCCACTTGTGGTGGTGCAACGAACGGGCAGTGGAGCGAGACTTGGGCACCTGCCAGCGCTGCTAATCGCGTTCCAACCTTCTGGGTTCATGGACGAGGTATGGTCAACGTTTTCACCGACACTTCGGCGAAGATTCGTCGGATGGGCGGCAATACGCGGGCTCCAGGAGTAACCACGGGTACGGTCCTGAGCGATTTCCGAACCGATCCGTTCTACAACTACTCGGCGACCGGTCAAGCGAACGGAGAATGGCAAGATTCCAACTTCTGCCACTCACTTCTGTTTCAGCCTGACTTCGACTTCCAGAACTTCGGAACCCCTGTCAGGTACGGCAAGGCATTATGATGAAGCGGACGCTTGCTCTCGCCATCCTTGTCGGCAGCTCGGTACTAGTTGGCTGCTCTGGTAGTGACCCGGAACCCGTTGTTGGAAACGCACCGGGCATTTCCGACACATCAAAAGGCGAGGAATCCCCCGAGGTTCAAGCCAGAACAAAAGAAAAGCAAGCTACGCAACCGGGTTCAAACTCCCAGTTTGGACGCGACTAAAAGAAAGAGACCCCCAGCCGAAACTAGGGGTCAGCGCTAACGGGCTATTCGCCTTTGCTTGCTGGAGGTTCTCCAGCAGGCATGGGTGTTCCAGCACCTCCACCTCCACCACCAGCTCCAGGAGTAATTCCCTTTTCGATCTTTGGCTTTTCCGGCGGAGTGAGAGTGCTCGGGTTAATTTCGCCCGTCTTAGAGTCACTTTCGGCTGAAGAACACCCGATGAGTGCACAACCGACTGCAAGCAATAAAATCAGACTCCTCATGGCATGCTCTGAGTTCCCCATAGGTAGCTCTCTCGATTTGTCAATTGAATGCTGTAAGGATTCATGTTGGGCGTGTAGTTCGTTCCCTGACCCATCCGACCTGCCGGCATCGTTTTCGTACTCGAATCGCCGAACACGAGGATTCCCTGGCCCGTTGTTCTCATCGAAACTCCACCAGTTCGGCTTCCTTTGACAACATTCATACCCTGCATAGGCGCCCAGGTTTCCCAGTAAAAGCTAGCTCCCCAACCGTCCCAACAGAGGGGTCCTAGTCCGTTCGCGCCCAATCTTCCGCACAGAGGCTCGTCAATGAGACCCGTCGAAATCCAGGGCGTGGAACTGTCCCAAGCAAGTGCATTTGGGTTACCGTTCATGTCAAGGTTCATTGCGTACGACGCAGCGAACATGACGGTTGAAGCCGGCTGATCCACTGCTGTCATGCTTTGACCCCGCCATGATGCTGTAGGCCCAAGAGCATTTTGCCCCTTTCCACCAGGTCCCATGAAGGGTGTCCATGCGGCATGGTTGTAACCAAACTGCGGCATGAGAACGTCTTTCGACCGCTGACTGAATCCAGCAAATCCACGCCCTCGCGTCCCAATCTGCGGATCCTGAAGAATGTCAGTGTTCTTCATGTAGGGCTGAATAATTGCTGTCCATGGAGCGTTACAGTTATTCGCTCCAAAACCGCTCCAGCAGACTACGACATCTGGCGAGGCGCCGGTACCCCAAGCCATCGCGATCACTGCGTTGTCGTCAGCGTCTGCAGCATAAATGTGTGCAGCAGTGCCAGTGT
It encodes:
- a CDS encoding prepilin-type N-terminal cleavage/methylation domain-containing protein, with amino-acid sequence MRQQNRAFTLIELLVVIAIIAILAAILFPVFAQAKAAAKKTQALSNVKQMGTAFAIYSSDADDLYPICGYDPVAGWLQGYNMDAPSNWRTNSATYIEAVSTAWANSTEPYKKNWQMLETPGGVDYRPSSINYAAGIRPFAKVGFTYNGLLTGFSGTAVNSPSQLILLSQLRGNLNQNGIAFESPWLNCPQRAANCTYVPSSATCGGATNGQWSETWAPASAANRVPTFWVHGRGMVNVFTDTSAKIRRMGGNTRAPGVTTGTVLSDFRTDPFYNYSATGQANGEWQDSNFCHSLLFQPDFDFQNFGTPVRYGKAL
- a CDS encoding DUF2330 domain-containing protein; the protein is MNPRIPLFCAALTYSGSTNACMTFEPGANRLASQFRGQRDLIVWDEARHKEHFIRYAKFKGDGGVVDFVAPTPSIPTIAEVDENTFNLLANITRSWVNSIGGSAGGMAGGGGGGGGVIVERESVIGGYRATTLRASSTSDLQQWLQQNSYQISPDRREWLEFYVRKGWFLTAFRLESKSAEFAASAIRMTFATTQPFCPYYVPKSNWGSGAALEVFFVGSQQYTGRIGEFSRRPWAGKAVFNEALRPEESRKIAKAIKISGNEMPQDAIISRFVDNSFARGATDDLFFSEVRR
- the dapE gene encoding succinyl-diaminopimelate desuccinylase; translated protein: MDVVQLACDLIRCPSVTPNQAGCLDIIASLLQSAGFSCEFINEGGTENLFAVNRGGEGPSVLFNGHCDVVPPGPLDAWVSPPFEPTIRDGFLYGRGAADMKGSLAAMVCAAIAFVHENSTFPGQIALLITSDEEGVATFGTGFALRKLLDRGERFDYALVGEPTSEEVFGDTIKIGRRGSLSGRVKVFGKQGHVAYPHLASNPIHNTLPFLHDLTNHRWDSDTPEFDPSSLQIANISAGTGANNVIPGVLEFDFNIRYQPAQSSESIIAVFDSLAKKHSLNHEVRWTDGARPFITQNELLIRSLSEAVKRVTGIKPKLGTGGGTSDARFLAAAGIPVCEFGPINKSIHAVNECIEVTHLRLAENVLLLILRRLLPA
- the nuoF gene encoding NADH-quinone oxidoreductase subunit NuoF — its product is MAEYKLLLKHSDDPASQTLAGYKKVGGYSGLEKALKMERQAVIDEVKTSGLRGRGGAGFPSWIKWNGLPKEKTKPHYVVCNADEGEPGTFKDKMLMETAPFQLIEGMTIAGYAVQGDVGYIYIRGEFIDAAKALRKAIDEAYANNLLGKNILGTDFCYDLHIHLGAGSYECGEESALMSSLMGERGMPRLKFPHAPLPTVSGVWERPTLINNVESYSCVPHIVGRGGEWYATLGASTKNSRGTKIFSVSGHVNKPGNYEIEFGTPLKELLEMAGGVRGGKLKACIPGGSSMPVIKPDAVDVAIIGYEEMGEVKSMVGSGGCMFFNEHTDIVMLAWRTAHFYANESCGKCTPCREGTRWMVQIMDRIVAGGGQKGDMDLLTEVANNVEGRSFCALGDAAAWPMKAFIRQFPEEFEYWIEHGKSPVTSKEARELAPLAP
- a CDS encoding cytochrome c peroxidase, whose translation is MLRGLLVIACASIGIAGISADPYALGTPGPVPFPKTNPYTAAKAELGRRLFEERALSKTRQTPCSWCHNEPAGFSDGRTVNIGDTKEALTRHSPSLIGSGYQPQLFWDGRVKTLEEQVLMPIEHPMEMNLSLKEVPERLRKANYEPLFEQAFGTKEITKERVAMALATYVRTLTENETPFDRFVKGDKKALSLVAQQGLAIFKGKGQCTTCHSGPHFTRATIPGADPFAKTGLAQSYVIGEDHGRGDLTKNPKDKGFWRIPSLRGIGRTAPYMHNGTLESLEDVVEFYDRGGDEGALPKLKLTKQEKVALVDFLQVGLTGE
- a CDS encoding prepilin-type N-terminal cleavage/methylation domain-containing protein; protein product: MKRAFTLIELLVVIAIIAILAAILFPVFAQAKAAAKKTSAISNAKNTGTAAHIYAADADDNAVIAMAWGTGASPDVVVCWSGFGANNCNAPWTAIIQPYMKNTDILQDPQIGTRGRGFAGFSQRSKDVLMPQFGYNHAAWTPFMGPGGKGQNALGPTASWRGQSMTAVDQPASTVMFAASYAMNLDMNGNPNALAWDSSTPWISTGLIDEPLCGRLGANGLGPLCWDGWGASFYWETWAPMQGMNVVKGSRTGGVSMRTTGQGILVFGDSSTKTMPAGRMGQGTNYTPNMNPYSIQLTNRESYLWGTQSMP
- a CDS encoding S8 family serine peptidase yields the protein MFKRSFPVSLVVFGLASVSFGQFTQVAGVREFTGQLIVRPKQVASMMDSGVRFDEIRLRRQRSRSRVASMILRYVPQTDEYILKVPIGLSENMYSNSLMGSGDYEYVQPNWRVFPTRVPNDPRYAQQWHHPVIGSPRAWDLWTGSSTRTIAFCDTGIMRAHEDLKNLRIPGYNAVDKIAETAGGQVEDINGHGTHVSGCGAAQGNNGIGVSGVGWNFKIMHCRVSNSAGGGAFTSDMMDGARWAIEHGAKTVSVSYSGVDAPTIGTTGTYIKSIGGLMLFAAGNDNRDLTGFRHPDTIVVGSTNESDTKSDFSAYGRGCTLFAPGSNILSTTMDGSYQFFSGTSMATPVANGALATIWSVNPDLTPNEVSDILFSTCDNIGPSTIFGYGRVNVHRGVNLALATLAKDADVTAVAPVYGDYTGGGLSEVKDSSLISSYNVKGRLQAGVGPVASASVTGTIPAAASELRSVSVSAAFNSESLAATTVFVYAWNSLTSAWDLQGSRGTYGGVNNTISFSIRTNLNGYVDGAGQVKLMFRAVTPARLSQNLSNLRVSQVKVRYTKNPTTP
- a CDS encoding DUF559 domain-containing protein, whose translation is MRPKRKARPPIERARELRNSPSVAEEVAWRVLKKSFLGYRFRRQHPLPPYTLDFYCHELLLCVEFDGEQHDPVADARRDAYLLTKRIVTFRIPNVEFFEVYGPVESDWIRELEKFCQARALELSASAD
- a CDS encoding RtcB family protein, encoding MQYLENIPCWGDPVFPEALTQLDNARETGAERLALMADHHVGYGVPIGGVVAYRHRISPSGVGYDIACGNKAVRLDCEERKVKAKINPLMDEIFKKLSFGMGLNNNEVVEHELFEHDAWRLPPLKSRRQKAQNQLGTIGGGNHYVDVFVDELDRIWIGVHFGSRGLGHGIAQYYMDLAAGEGQVSNGISWLSTEKDSGREYVEAMELAGRYAYAGRDWVCARVAKILGGTIVEEVHNHHNFAWQETHDGEEYWVVRKGATPAFPGQLGFVGGSMGDDSVILEGVDSPESKEALYSTVHGAGRVMSRTAAKGKRGESGRVTKEMMSKWVKDRGVVVRGGDVDEAPHVYKRLHRVLEHHSNTIRIRHTLKPLGVAMAGADVKDPFKD
- a CDS encoding phosphotransferase, with the translated sequence MNEQGIILATDYAVIEDRPSHLTGAYQDYTTADINWVVHQFAVEGDLQIAPFPGRGNINLHTYEVVAGDREYLLQKVNSDVFAMPYRVMNGMVSSITAQRSSLESKPIDGWEAIELVPTRNGKAFLDLTDEHGWSVWRLMVRIPESRSYKSLSEVESRGEQLRLASEMGRGLAIYSDLTSSINPVGVEGSLPGYRDTGLYYRQFHSVMNGNRTMGDAAALLPDDPILRTSTGPHFLVGCSVEEASKRKNDPELAPFITLVREQEPFAMGLWTAIAQGRIRQTLIHGDTKIENFLFDTMTSNVKALVDLDTIMSFTWLADWGDMLRSLVNVAGEKETDLSKIQVDKDVYRAVAEGFLKTATEVTSQEIGMMVSAVQVIALELGLRFLTDYLKGDTYFQLGEGDPSNLNKTRAMVQLTLYRRLAEFGPEAESIIRSLAK